The following proteins are co-located in the Gordonia polyisoprenivorans genome:
- a CDS encoding helix-turn-helix transcriptional regulator — MRVVKNEEFGKTVRRHRERLSPEAVGLPGGGRRRAPGLRREELAMTAGISVDYLTRLEQGRATSPSPQVVESLTRALRLPDADRERLFLLAGYTAPGVGLICTRIAPSVARMLDRLAGTPVVVYDAAWNLLIANPAYDALMGDTSVLTRWERNALWRNIHGPASRARQSAQEHDAQIERLVADLRMTAVRYPADPALRDLIDELTSSSARFAELWESADDAPAPDAARHKVIVHPTVGPITVDCDTLVVAGDDLRIMIYTAEPDTADAEKLDLAIVLGTQALLLRGP; from the coding sequence GTGCGTGTGGTGAAGAACGAGGAGTTCGGCAAGACCGTCCGGCGTCATCGGGAGCGCCTCTCACCAGAAGCGGTCGGCCTCCCGGGCGGTGGGCGGCGGCGCGCTCCGGGTCTGCGTCGCGAAGAACTCGCCATGACCGCCGGTATCTCGGTGGACTATCTGACTCGGCTCGAGCAGGGCCGGGCGACCTCCCCGTCTCCGCAGGTCGTCGAATCGTTGACGCGCGCGTTGCGTCTTCCGGACGCGGACCGCGAACGGCTGTTCCTGCTCGCCGGTTATACCGCGCCCGGCGTCGGGCTCATCTGCACCCGGATCGCACCGAGTGTCGCGCGGATGCTCGACCGCCTCGCCGGCACGCCGGTCGTGGTGTACGACGCCGCGTGGAATCTGCTGATCGCCAACCCCGCCTACGACGCACTAATGGGCGACACGTCGGTCCTCACGCGTTGGGAGCGGAATGCTCTGTGGCGCAACATCCACGGCCCGGCATCACGTGCGCGTCAGAGCGCGCAGGAGCACGACGCACAGATTGAGCGGCTCGTCGCCGATCTCCGGATGACGGCAGTACGCTATCCGGCCGATCCGGCGCTGCGCGATCTGATCGATGAATTGACCTCGTCGAGTGCGAGATTCGCCGAACTCTGGGAGTCCGCCGACGATGCGCCGGCCCCCGACGCCGCACGTCACAAGGTGATCGTTCACCCGACGGTCGGGCCGATCACCGTCGACTGCGACACCCTCGTCGTCGCCGGCGATGACCTGCGCATCATGATCTACACTGCGGAGCCGGACACTGCCGATGCCGAGAAGCTGGACCTGGCAATCGTTCTCGGCACGCAGGCACTGTTATTACGTGGACCGTGA
- a CDS encoding arylsulfotransferase family protein, whose translation MTKNVAVRLWLSILVSALVGFGVMLAPTASAAPPATNGYTVTLDRNPGLGGVILLAPADLLNNPAVPRAIGAIGAHDPVTLQVRARNGALLHQRVIPQGQEAGNFQIQTYRGQRVYTWWQGANGAGHGDGTYFVADRDFQVLHQLRTPAGTSGDLHEFRILPDGRRAAVTSYARTAAVVNGARVPVVDSHFYIIDIDSGRTEFSWDALSHVPVTATTTPLPLPGQGLDYFHINSIFPDGKGNYLVSSRNTSALYLVDGTTGAVRAVIGGNRSTMRVADNATFRNQHDAELLPDGTIRLFDNNSSLPGTGGPSSILTIRPDWKRGTVSLVSRWTHPDHLTAWAMGNAETLPDGSVFGGWGTTGHVSSLDRTGRLIYDATLSGMMTTYRAFWYPQGL comes from the coding sequence GTGACGAAGAACGTGGCCGTGCGACTGTGGCTCTCGATCCTTGTGTCGGCGCTCGTCGGGTTCGGCGTGATGCTGGCGCCGACGGCATCTGCTGCGCCACCGGCCACCAATGGCTACACGGTGACATTGGATCGCAATCCCGGTCTCGGTGGCGTGATCCTGCTGGCACCCGCCGACCTGCTGAACAACCCCGCCGTACCGCGAGCGATCGGGGCCATCGGTGCCCACGACCCGGTGACGCTGCAGGTCCGCGCCCGCAACGGGGCGCTGCTGCACCAACGGGTCATCCCACAAGGTCAGGAGGCCGGCAACTTCCAGATACAGACCTACCGCGGGCAACGTGTGTACACGTGGTGGCAGGGTGCCAACGGCGCCGGTCACGGCGACGGGACGTACTTCGTCGCCGACCGCGACTTCCAAGTGCTGCACCAACTCCGGACGCCTGCGGGCACCTCCGGTGACCTGCACGAGTTCCGCATCCTGCCCGACGGACGCCGCGCCGCGGTGACCAGCTACGCGCGCACCGCCGCCGTGGTCAACGGAGCACGGGTCCCCGTCGTCGACTCGCACTTCTACATCATCGACATCGACAGCGGCAGAACCGAATTCTCTTGGGACGCACTGTCTCACGTGCCGGTGACCGCAACCACCACGCCGCTGCCGCTGCCGGGCCAGGGACTCGACTACTTCCACATCAACAGCATCTTTCCCGACGGGAAGGGCAACTACCTGGTGTCCTCACGCAACACCTCGGCGCTCTATCTCGTCGACGGCACCACCGGTGCCGTGCGTGCGGTGATCGGCGGCAATCGGTCCACCATGCGGGTTGCCGACAATGCGACGTTCCGCAATCAGCACGACGCGGAGCTGTTGCCCGACGGCACGATTCGACTCTTCGACAACAATTCCAGCCTTCCCGGCACCGGCGGCCCGTCGTCGATCCTCACCATCCGGCCCGACTGGAAGCGGGGCACCGTCAGCCTGGTGTCGCGATGGACCCATCCCGACCACCTCACCGCCTGGGCGATGGGTAACGCCGAAACCCTGCCCGATGGTTCGGTGTTCGGCGGATGGGGCACCACCGGGCACGTGTCGTCCCTCGACCGGACCGGGCGCCTGATCTACGACGCGACGCTGTCGGGGATGATGACCACCTACCGCGCGTTCTGGTATCCGCAGGGGTTGTGA
- a CDS encoding YiaA/YiaB family inner membrane protein, with the protein MATSEIPQNPTPAAFFLQAAIAFGVSLATAIVGVFYLSIDAWQRGFLAITLLFLTSSTFTLAKVVRDRQEQTSVRARLDEARVDKLIAGHDPFSKVS; encoded by the coding sequence ATGGCAACCTCAGAGATTCCCCAGAACCCCACCCCCGCAGCGTTCTTCCTGCAGGCAGCGATCGCCTTCGGCGTCAGCCTTGCGACCGCAATTGTCGGCGTCTTCTATCTGTCGATCGATGCCTGGCAGCGCGGTTTTCTCGCAATCACCTTGCTGTTCCTCACATCCAGTACGTTCACCCTCGCCAAGGTGGTGCGCGACCGGCAGGAGCAGACGTCGGTACGGGCACGACTCGACGAGGCGAGGGTGGACAAACTGATCGCCGGACACGATCCCTTCAGCAAGGTGTCATGA
- a CDS encoding flavin monoamine oxidase family protein gives MSRPSPHTVVVGAGVAGLTTARLLHRYGHSVVVLEARDRIGGRTHTDRSDGYVTDRGASWIHGIDDASLFDAARAFGMRTVEFTVGSYQPLSRPTAYYGPDGSRLSDAQVAAFVEDIQTVDTLLSDTIGSGGPGRSYRDAVQDTLAGLDWTPDRAERVREFLAHRTEEQYGVESGELDAHGLDDDETLGDEVVFPDGYDRLASALAQGLDVRLGHTVTRVRWSADGVTVASDAGEFAADHVVLTVPVGVLKSGDLTVEPPLPEPLASALDRLEMNDFEKIFLRFEHRFWDDGVYAVRRQGPAGRWWHSFYDLSALHGTPTLLTFAAADCARAIRGWSDSRIAESVLDALREIYGDAAREPTRVDVTRWRDDPFARGSYAYMKVGSTTADHDVLATPVGDGALHIAGEATWTDDPATVTAALMSGHRAAGNVLGHPVALEELWQPGT, from the coding sequence ATGTCACGACCGTCGCCACACACCGTCGTCGTCGGAGCCGGCGTTGCCGGGTTGACCACCGCCAGGTTGTTGCACAGGTACGGCCACAGCGTCGTCGTGCTGGAGGCCCGCGACCGGATCGGTGGCCGCACCCACACCGACCGCTCCGACGGATATGTCACCGATCGGGGTGCCTCGTGGATTCACGGCATCGACGACGCCTCGTTGTTCGACGCCGCCCGCGCATTCGGTATGCGGACCGTCGAGTTCACCGTCGGCAGTTATCAGCCACTGAGTCGGCCGACCGCCTACTACGGCCCCGACGGTTCCCGACTGAGCGACGCACAGGTCGCCGCATTTGTCGAGGACATACAGACCGTCGACACGCTGCTGTCGGACACCATCGGCTCGGGCGGTCCGGGGCGCTCCTACCGCGACGCCGTGCAGGACACCTTGGCCGGGCTCGACTGGACGCCCGACCGCGCCGAGCGGGTGCGGGAGTTCTTGGCGCACCGCACCGAGGAGCAGTACGGCGTGGAGAGTGGCGAACTCGATGCCCACGGTCTCGACGACGACGAAACCCTCGGCGACGAGGTGGTCTTTCCCGACGGCTACGACCGGCTGGCGTCGGCGCTGGCGCAGGGGCTCGACGTGCGGTTGGGCCACACCGTAACGCGGGTCCGGTGGTCGGCGGACGGTGTCACCGTGGCATCCGATGCCGGGGAGTTCGCCGCCGATCACGTCGTGTTGACCGTGCCGGTGGGCGTGCTGAAGTCGGGTGATCTGACCGTCGAGCCACCGCTGCCCGAACCACTCGCCAGTGCGCTCGACCGGCTGGAGATGAACGACTTCGAGAAGATCTTCCTACGCTTCGAGCACCGATTCTGGGATGACGGCGTGTACGCCGTCCGGCGGCAGGGGCCGGCCGGTCGCTGGTGGCATTCGTTCTACGACCTGTCCGCATTGCACGGCACCCCCACGCTGCTGACCTTTGCCGCCGCCGACTGCGCCCGGGCGATTCGCGGCTGGTCCGATAGCCGGATCGCCGAGTCGGTACTCGACGCACTGCGCGAGATCTACGGCGATGCCGCGCGCGAGCCGACCCGTGTCGACGTCACCCGGTGGCGCGACGATCCGTTCGCGCGGGGGTCGTATGCGTATATGAAAGTCGGCTCGACGACCGCCGACCACGACGTGCTCGCGACCCCGGTCGGCGACGGCGCGCTCCACATCGCCGGGGAGGCCACATGGACCGACGACCCGGCGACAGTGACCGCGGCGCTGATGTCGGGGCATCGGGCGGCGGGCAATGTTCTCGGCCATCCGGTGGCGCTCGAGGAGTTGTGGCAGCCGGGCACGTAG
- a CDS encoding DUF1206 domain-containing protein, which produces MIDKNPADAVRQATGHGEFEALARAGHVVSGLLHLLIAYIVVRLAFGDPGNADQSGALGLFASSTGGRLALWAAVVAFVAMALWRIAETIVGPHPANPKPGEDDGWLDRAKAASLAVVYLGFAWSAAQFASGHGQSSGSQNAGMSARLMGSVAGKGLLIIVGLVIIGVGIYHIYKGVTKSFLDDLTIDDNPALTVTGVVGYAAKGLVLAGAGILVIVAAATADPAKATGIDGAVKTVAGWPAGQVLLVLAGLGLAAYGIYCFVMARFARM; this is translated from the coding sequence ATGATCGACAAGAATCCGGCCGACGCGGTACGGCAGGCGACCGGGCACGGCGAGTTCGAGGCGCTGGCCCGGGCGGGTCACGTGGTGAGTGGGTTGTTGCATCTGCTGATCGCCTACATCGTCGTTCGCCTTGCCTTCGGCGATCCGGGAAACGCCGATCAGTCCGGTGCGTTGGGTTTGTTCGCGTCGTCGACGGGGGGACGGCTGGCGTTGTGGGCCGCGGTCGTCGCCTTCGTCGCGATGGCGTTGTGGCGCATCGCCGAAACGATCGTCGGACCGCATCCGGCCAATCCGAAGCCCGGCGAGGACGACGGCTGGCTCGATCGCGCCAAAGCTGCATCCCTGGCCGTGGTCTATCTCGGATTTGCCTGGTCGGCAGCACAATTCGCGTCAGGTCACGGACAGTCCAGTGGCAGCCAGAACGCCGGGATGAGCGCCAGGCTGATGGGATCGGTTGCCGGCAAAGGACTTCTGATCATCGTCGGACTCGTCATCATCGGTGTCGGCATCTACCACATCTACAAGGGCGTCACGAAGTCATTCCTCGACGACCTCACCATCGACGACAACCCGGCACTCACGGTGACCGGCGTCGTCGGGTATGCGGCCAAGGGACTCGTACTCGCCGGTGCCGGCATCCTGGTGATCGTCGCGGCGGCGACAGCCGATCCGGCCAAGGCCACCGGTATCGACGGCGCGGTCAAGACGGTCGCGGGGTGGCCGGCCGGGCAGGTTCTGCTCGTCCTGGCCGGTCTCGGGTTGGCGGCCTACGGCATCTACTGCTTCGTGATGGCGCGTTTCGCGCGGATGTGA
- a CDS encoding HD domain-containing protein: protein MDDEDALTAAARELAARLLASDPDRLRHVTRVAAQATRYAQTVDPRRRDALIAAAWLHDIGYVPALRDTGFHPVDGARYLRARGWPEEVCALVAHHSGARYIAAERGIDEALSDFTFVEDEVTDALTLADQTSSPTGHAVMDVEDRMRDMLDRHGPDSPHHRAHPHRAPYFRAVRDRVTRRLDAGGAGAPNPV from the coding sequence GTGGACGACGAGGACGCGCTCACGGCCGCGGCGCGAGAACTTGCCGCGCGACTCCTGGCGTCTGATCCGGACCGGCTTCGCCACGTGACCCGCGTGGCCGCCCAGGCCACCCGGTACGCCCAAACTGTCGATCCGCGACGGCGCGACGCGTTGATCGCAGCCGCCTGGCTCCACGACATCGGCTACGTTCCGGCTCTGCGAGACACCGGCTTTCACCCCGTGGACGGCGCGAGGTATCTCCGCGCGCGGGGTTGGCCCGAAGAGGTGTGCGCTCTCGTCGCCCACCATTCCGGGGCGCGCTACATCGCGGCCGAACGCGGCATCGACGAAGCACTGAGCGACTTCACTTTCGTCGAGGACGAGGTGACCGACGCCCTGACACTGGCCGACCAGACCTCCAGCCCGACCGGCCACGCCGTGATGGACGTCGAGGACCGGATGCGCGACATGCTGGACCGGCACGGGCCGGACTCGCCGCATCATCGCGCCCACCCGCACCGCGCGCCGTACTTTCGCGCCGTACGCGACCGCGTGACGAGGCGGCTCGACGCCGGTGGTGCAGGGGCGCCGAATCCGGTTTAG
- a CDS encoding LysR family transcriptional regulator, whose protein sequence is MEWDLRELRFFVTAAEAGSFTEAAARLYVSQAAVSRTIASLERSLGETLLHRIPRGCELTSTGRQVLPHARRVLAEAQRFTQFLDSRHAVLRLGYAWAALGKHTTTLQREWARQHENTELELVRHNSATGGLAEGLCDVAIVRVPVDEKRFGSAIVGLERRLVAFATDDPQWARRRSLTMAEVATRPVLIDTRSGTTHRELWAGTARSPEVVEIHDVEGWLDAIAAGRGVGTTAESTAHHHARGDITYRPVKDGPRIAVRLAWWLDHEPAALGDLITATTRLYSM, encoded by the coding sequence ATGGAGTGGGACCTGCGTGAACTTCGCTTCTTCGTCACCGCTGCCGAGGCCGGATCGTTCACCGAAGCGGCTGCGCGCCTGTACGTCTCGCAGGCCGCGGTCTCGCGAACCATCGCCTCCCTCGAACGTTCGCTGGGTGAGACGCTGTTGCACAGGATTCCCCGCGGATGTGAACTCACCAGCACCGGCCGACAGGTGCTGCCGCACGCCCGTCGAGTACTCGCCGAGGCACAACGATTCACCCAGTTCCTCGACAGCCGCCATGCCGTTCTCCGGCTCGGATATGCCTGGGCCGCATTGGGAAAGCACACCACGACGCTGCAACGCGAGTGGGCCCGGCAGCACGAGAACACCGAACTCGAACTCGTGCGACACAATTCGGCAACCGGCGGACTCGCCGAAGGGCTCTGCGACGTGGCCATCGTCCGAGTCCCCGTCGACGAGAAGCGGTTCGGATCGGCGATCGTCGGCCTCGAACGGCGGCTGGTGGCCTTCGCCACCGACGACCCGCAGTGGGCGCGCCGACGCAGCCTGACGATGGCCGAGGTGGCCACCCGACCGGTACTCATCGACACCCGGTCGGGCACCACCCACCGCGAACTGTGGGCCGGGACGGCGCGATCACCCGAGGTCGTCGAGATCCACGACGTCGAGGGCTGGCTCGACGCCATCGCCGCCGGCCGCGGCGTCGGCACCACGGCCGAATCCACAGCTCATCACCACGCGCGCGGTGACATCACCTACCGCCCCGTCAAAGACGGCCCACGGATCGCGGTCCGGCTGGCGTGGTGGCTCGATCACGAGCCGGCAGCGCTCGGTGACCTGATCACCGCGACGACACGGCTCTATTCGATGTGA
- a CDS encoding SDR family NAD(P)-dependent oxidoreductase codes for MTTTVITGANKGLGKETARLLVGRGHRVYLGARDEGRGRAAAQEVGAQFVQLDVTDDASVASAFETIAAEGGLDVLVNNAGIAKRAGGATEAMDGPSVLEVFDTNAVGIVRVTEAALPLLQQSENPVVVNVSSALGSFWATHEPSRPASHFVSIVYGSSKAAVSMLTVQYAKAYSDIKINAVEPGITATELGGGEPGSHPGRAPEISARTVARLASLGPDGPTGTFWEDDAALQW; via the coding sequence ATGACAACCACAGTGATCACCGGGGCCAACAAGGGCCTCGGCAAGGAAACCGCACGCCTCCTCGTCGGCCGAGGCCACCGGGTGTACCTCGGTGCACGAGACGAGGGTCGCGGGCGAGCCGCGGCGCAGGAGGTCGGGGCGCAGTTCGTCCAGCTCGACGTCACCGATGACGCGTCGGTGGCCTCCGCATTCGAGACGATCGCGGCCGAGGGCGGACTCGATGTGCTCGTCAACAACGCCGGCATCGCCAAACGAGCCGGTGGTGCCACCGAGGCGATGGACGGTCCGAGCGTTCTCGAGGTCTTCGACACCAACGCCGTGGGCATCGTCCGCGTCACCGAAGCCGCGCTGCCGCTGCTCCAGCAGTCCGAGAATCCTGTGGTGGTGAACGTGTCCAGCGCTCTCGGCTCGTTCTGGGCGACCCACGAACCGTCGCGACCCGCGTCGCACTTCGTGTCCATCGTGTACGGCTCCAGCAAAGCGGCGGTGTCGATGCTCACCGTCCAATATGCCAAGGCCTATTCCGACATCAAGATCAACGCGGTCGAACCCGGGATCACCGCAACCGAACTCGGTGGCGGCGAGCCCGGCAGCCATCCCGGGCGCGCACCCGAGATCAGCGCCCGGACAGTCGCCCGGCTCGCCTCACTCGGGCCCGACGGACCGACCGGCACGTTCTGGGAGGACGACGCTGCGCTGCAGTGGTGA
- a CDS encoding peroxidase-related enzyme (This protein belongs to a clade of uncharacterized proteins related to peroxidases such as the alkylhydroperoxidase AhpD.), translating to MTDAHPISGFETPTLEDLPDDVRDRILAVQEKSGFIPNVFLLLARRPDEFRAFVAYHDALMDKPGNLTKADREMIVVATSSPNQCQYCVVAHGAILRIRAKNPLIADQVAANYRKADITDRQRAMLDFALKVSTEAYAVSESDYDALKYHGFTDEDAWDIASISAFFGMSNRIANATNLRPNEEFYAMGRADRSRST from the coding sequence ATGACCGACGCCCACCCGATCAGCGGGTTCGAGACGCCGACACTTGAGGACCTTCCCGATGATGTGCGTGACCGCATCCTCGCGGTACAGGAGAAGTCGGGTTTCATCCCCAATGTGTTCCTCCTGCTGGCCCGGCGCCCCGACGAATTCCGGGCATTCGTCGCCTACCACGACGCGTTGATGGACAAGCCCGGGAATCTGACCAAGGCCGACCGCGAGATGATCGTCGTCGCCACGTCGAGCCCCAACCAATGCCAGTACTGCGTCGTCGCCCACGGTGCGATCCTGCGCATCCGGGCCAAGAATCCGCTGATCGCCGATCAGGTCGCCGCCAACTATCGCAAGGCCGACATCACCGATCGCCAACGCGCCATGCTCGATTTCGCCCTCAAAGTCTCGACCGAGGCCTACGCGGTGTCCGAATCCGATTACGACGCACTGAAATACCACGGCTTCACCGATGAGGACGCCTGGGACATCGCGTCGATCTCGGCGTTCTTCGGGATGTCCAATCGGATCGCCAACGCCACCAACCTGCGGCCCAACGAGGAGTTCTACGCGATGGGACGTGCGGATCGCTCACGGTCCACGTAA
- a CDS encoding EamA family transporter: protein MNLGLYSAVDRIGLGLAVTLEFLGPLTIAVCGARGTVSVGCALTAALGVVTLTRPGPTTDYVGIGFALIAALSWACYILLNRSVGRLVPGVQGSALAGLVAAGVWMPIAIGWLLTHRPTVTALVLAALCGVLSSIVPYVTDLTALRWIPAYLFGTLTSINPVWAALIGVIVLGQRLGAFEWIGIGLIVVSNAAALVAHRGADAGDDHQDDRRQPQGACCLAEQHPAGDGGDDRLETEQHAEHVPR, encoded by the coding sequence ATGAATCTCGGACTGTATTCGGCGGTCGACCGTATCGGGCTCGGTCTGGCGGTGACGCTGGAATTCCTCGGGCCGCTCACTATCGCGGTGTGCGGAGCACGCGGCACGGTGTCGGTCGGGTGTGCACTGACCGCGGCACTCGGCGTGGTGACACTGACCCGTCCCGGCCCGACGACCGACTACGTCGGGATCGGGTTCGCGCTGATCGCCGCGCTCTCATGGGCGTGTTACATCCTGCTCAATCGCTCGGTGGGCCGTCTGGTGCCCGGAGTGCAGGGCAGCGCCCTGGCCGGCCTCGTCGCCGCGGGTGTGTGGATGCCCATCGCCATCGGTTGGCTGCTCACCCACCGGCCCACCGTCACCGCGCTGGTTCTCGCGGCGCTGTGCGGCGTGCTGTCGTCGATCGTGCCGTACGTGACGGACCTGACTGCGCTGCGGTGGATTCCCGCGTACCTGTTCGGGACGCTGACGAGCATCAACCCGGTGTGGGCCGCACTGATCGGCGTGATCGTGCTCGGTCAACGACTCGGGGCCTTCGAGTGGATCGGGATCGGGCTCATCGTCGTGAGCAATGCGGCCGCGCTTGTCGCCCACCGTGGTGCCGATGCTGGCGATGATCACCAGGACGATCGCCGTCAGCCGCAGGGCGCCTGCTGCCTGGCCGAGCAACACCCAGCCGGCGATGGTGGCGACGATCGGCTCGAGACTGAGCAGCACGCCGAACACGTGCCGCGGTAG
- a CDS encoding serine hydrolase — MIRTALAAALSAVAASVVSVTGAPAHAAPLGDIARAVELPGRLTAADAYAATRPGHTGIVVIDRVTGATYADRNADTPVWTASTIKLAIATDLLNRVRSGAITLSPANRADMHAMLNSSDDEATDRLWFAFAGPDHQTFNRDFRAFGMTSLAPQRGFTEFYPYWGFQKDTPRDLARLVDYVLTRTAPADRAYLIGEMRGVAADQQWGIKSLPANLAPGNKNGWSDEQGGSVMNSIGFAGDNQRFVVAIMNNLAGQGGQPQGRVTVSQVARDLLG, encoded by the coding sequence ATGATTCGTACAGCCCTCGCCGCAGCGCTCTCGGCGGTGGCGGCATCGGTCGTGTCCGTCACCGGAGCACCGGCACACGCCGCACCTCTGGGTGACATCGCGCGTGCCGTCGAGCTACCGGGTCGGCTGACCGCCGCCGACGCCTACGCGGCCACCCGGCCGGGCCACACCGGGATCGTGGTGATCGACCGCGTCACCGGTGCGACGTACGCCGATCGCAACGCCGACACCCCGGTGTGGACGGCGTCGACGATCAAGCTGGCGATCGCCACCGACCTGCTGAACCGCGTGCGATCGGGTGCGATCACGCTCTCGCCCGCCAATCGCGCCGACATGCACGCCATGCTCAACAGCTCCGACGACGAGGCGACCGATCGACTCTGGTTCGCCTTCGCCGGGCCTGATCACCAGACCTTCAACCGCGACTTCCGCGCGTTCGGGATGACGTCGCTGGCGCCGCAGCGAGGATTCACCGAGTTCTATCCCTATTGGGGATTCCAGAAGGACACACCGCGCGACCTCGCACGACTGGTCGACTACGTTCTCACCCGCACGGCGCCGGCCGACCGCGCCTACCTCATCGGCGAGATGCGTGGCGTCGCCGCGGATCAGCAGTGGGGGATCAAGTCGTTGCCCGCGAATCTGGCGCCCGGCAACAAGAATGGTTGGTCCGACGAGCAGGGCGGGTCGGTGATGAACTCCATCGGATTCGCCGGCGACAACCAGCGATTCGTCGTCGCCATCATGAACAACCTTGCGGGTCAGGGTGGTCAGCCGCAGGGTAGGGTCACCGTGTCCCAGGTGGCACGAGATCTCCTGGGCTGA
- a CDS encoding DUF6131 family protein: protein MIILGAICLILGLIFGIPILWTIGIILVVIGLILAILGATGRAVGGRAHYF from the coding sequence ATGATCATCCTCGGCGCCATCTGTCTGATCCTCGGACTCATCTTCGGTATCCCGATCCTATGGACCATCGGCATCATCCTGGTGGTGATCGGTCTGATCCTCGCGATCCTCGGTGCCACCGGCCGTGCGGTGGGCGGACGCGCGCATTACTTCTGA
- a CDS encoding LysR substrate-binding domain-containing protein yields the protein MLNVSRLRILRELHLRGTLAQVAEALSYTPSAISQQLSLLEREAGVVLLERVGRGVRLTDQALTLVAHAEVILAELERAEVDLAQAQPSVHGVLRVSSFQSVVAEIVPRVLTLLERSHPALQVELTLREVEGAYRGLLLHAFDLILGEQFPGRPSPVRPGTDRADLIHDRLLLAVPAQGPLAVEPSGLAELAELPWALEPAGTDSGEWARAVCRSAGFEPRVRFDGPDTLLHSRFVANGHALAFVPALIAGDDPRLRLYALPGDPERSLFTAVRTGRSGHPAVRAFRDALAQAAAERAPQVPSVEVFRA from the coding sequence ATGCTCAACGTCAGCCGCCTGCGCATCCTGCGGGAGCTACACCTGCGTGGCACGCTCGCCCAGGTCGCCGAGGCGTTGTCGTACACCCCGTCGGCCATCTCCCAACAGCTGTCGCTGCTCGAGCGCGAGGCGGGCGTGGTTCTGCTCGAGCGGGTCGGGCGAGGCGTCCGGCTCACCGATCAGGCGCTGACACTCGTCGCGCACGCCGAGGTGATCCTCGCCGAACTCGAACGCGCGGAGGTCGACCTCGCGCAGGCCCAGCCGTCGGTGCACGGAGTGCTGCGCGTGTCGTCGTTCCAATCGGTGGTGGCCGAGATCGTCCCGCGGGTGCTGACGCTGCTCGAACGCAGCCATCCCGCGTTACAGGTGGAGTTGACGCTGCGCGAGGTCGAGGGTGCATATCGGGGATTGCTCTTGCATGCCTTCGATCTCATCCTCGGCGAACAGTTCCCTGGGCGGCCCTCACCGGTCCGGCCGGGCACCGATCGCGCCGACCTCATCCACGATCGGCTCCTGCTCGCCGTCCCGGCACAGGGACCGCTGGCGGTGGAGCCGTCCGGACTTGCCGAACTCGCCGAACTCCCGTGGGCACTCGAACCCGCGGGGACCGACAGCGGCGAATGGGCACGCGCCGTGTGTCGTTCGGCCGGCTTCGAGCCGCGCGTGCGGTTCGACGGCCCTGACACCCTGCTGCATTCGAGGTTCGTGGCCAACGGTCACGCGCTCGCCTTCGTTCCAGCGTTGATCGCCGGCGACGACCCGCGACTGCGGCTCTACGCCCTACCCGGCGACCCGGAACGGAGTCTGTTCACCGCGGTCCGTACGGGCCGGTCCGGCCATCCGGCCGTACGTGCGTTTCGAGACGCGTTGGCGCAGGCGGCTGCGGAACGTGCGCCGCAGGTGCCGAGCGTCGAAGTGTTCCGCGCGTAG